Proteins from a single region of Halichoerus grypus chromosome 13, mHalGry1.hap1.1, whole genome shotgun sequence:
- the NOC4L gene encoding nucleolar complex protein 4 homolog, with amino-acid sequence MERDPGPEGARRALGRLLEAVLGSRGRANAVFDILAVLQSEDHAETQEAVRACSRLFGALLERGELFVGRLPSEGSAMAGSQGAARKYKVWMRHRYHSCCNRLQELLAHPSFEVKELALSTLMKFVQLEGAHPLEKPKWDGYYLFPRQLFKAVVEGLLSPEDDCSLLLSQFQEYLEHDDIRYHTMRAATDVVGRVADRYPEVPLTFWNNAFTLLSAVSLPRRERSSSSFYVKHVELTRTWKVLHLKEHRKAFQLMWLGFLRHKLPLSLYKKVLVVMHDSILPHLAQPSLMIDFLTRAYDMGGAISLLALNGLFVLIHQHNLEYPDFYRKLYGLLDPSVFHVKYRARFFHLADLFLSSSHLPAYLVAAFAKRLSRLALTAPPEALLMVLPFICNLLRRHPACRVLVHRPLGPELDADPYDPEEEDPAKSRALESSLWELQALQQHYHPEVSQAASVINQALSVPEVSIAPLLDLTAFEVFERDLKKKGQESVPLEFIPAQGLLGRQDDLCAQHFTLS; translated from the exons ATGGAGCGGGACCCCGGCCCCGAGGGCGCGCGCCGGGCGCTGGGCCGCCTGCTGGAGGCGGTGCTGGGGAGCCGCGGCCGGGCCAACGCCGTGTTCGACATCCTGGCCGTGCTGCAG TCCGAGGACCACGCGGAGACCCAGGAGGCGGTGCGCGCGTGCAGCCGCCTTTTCGGGGCCCTGCTGGAGCGCGGAGAGCTGTTTGTGGGCCGGCTGCCGTCCGAGGGCTCGGCCATGGCAG GGTCTCAGGGGGCTGCGCGCAAGTACAAGGTGTGGATGAGACACCGTTACCACAGCTGTTGTAACCGCCTGCAGGAGCTTCTGGCTCACCCCTCCTTTGAGGTCAAG GAGCTGGCTCTCAGCACGCTCATGAAGTTCGTGCAGCTGGAAGGAGCTCACCCCCTGGAGAAACCTAAGTGGGACGGCTACTACCTGTTCCCTCGGCAGCTCTTCAAG GCGGTGGTGGAAGGCCTGCTCTCTCCGGAGGACGACTGCTCGCTGCTCCTGTCCCAGTTCCAGGAGTACTTGGAACACGACGACATCCGCTACCACACGATGCGGGCAGCCACGGACGTCGTGGGCCGCGTCGCTGACAGGTACCCAGAG GTGCCGCTCACGTTCTGGAACAACGCCTTCACGCTGTTGTCGGCTGTGAGCCTCCCCCGCCGGGAGCGTAGTTCCTCCAGCTTCTACGTGAAGCACGTGG AGCTGACGCGCACGTGGAAGGTGCTTCATCTGAAG GAGCACAGGAAGGCGTTCCAGCTGATGTGGCTCGGCTTTCTCAGGCACAAG CTGCCTCTGAGCCTCTACAAGAAGGTGCTGGTGGTCATGCACGACTCTATCCTGCCGCAcctggcccagcccagcctcaTGATCGACTTCCTGACGCGCGCCTACGACATGG GGGGAGCCATCAGCCTCTTGGCCTTGAACGGACTTTTTGTCCTGATTCACCAGCACAACCT CGAATACCCTGATTTCTACCGCAAGCTCTACGGTCTCCTGGACCCATCTGTTTTTCACGTCAAGTACCGGGCCCGGTTTTTCCACTTGGCAGATCTCTTCCTGTCATCCTC CCATCTGCCCGCCTACCTGGTGGCTGCCTTCGCCAAGCGCTTGTCCCGCCTGGCCCTGACGGCGCCCCCCGAGGCCCTGCTCATGGTCCTGCCCTTCATCTGCAATCTGCTGCGCCGGCACCCCGCCTGCCGCGTCCTCGTGCACCGCCCCCTGGGCCCTG AGCTGGATGCCGACCCCTATGACCCCGAAGAGGAGGACCCCGCCAAGAGCCGGGCTCTGGAGAGTTCGCTGTGGGAGCTGCAG GCCCTCCAGCAGCATTACCACCCCGAGGTGTCCCAGGCCGCCAGCGTCATCAACCAGGCGCTGTCCGTGCCTGAGGTCAGCATCGCGCCGCTGCTGGATCTCACGGCGTTTGAG GTCTTCGAGCGGGACCTGAAGAAGAAGGGCCAGGAGTCGGTGCCACTGGAGTTCATCCCCGCCCAGGGTCTGTTGGGCCGGCAGGACGACCTCTGCGCCCAGCACTTCACGCTTAGCTGA